Proteins from a single region of Fundulus heteroclitus isolate FHET01 chromosome 12, MU-UCD_Fhet_4.1, whole genome shotgun sequence:
- the LOC118564744 gene encoding uncharacterized protein LOC118564744, with amino-acid sequence MPLYTEFCDKIIRAQLIKKQEIFRMKKLSSLFQKMIREHHGHGSYRSDLLKKRLRQDFPQLNFYKPLRKNLSEMVFTEATGLLNKGSSTETESSGSQDTLSSGGETVQEGRTYAAQRDHTRTIDSAGIILKQAVKSAPKMSANWPPTSEDLNISSARKIVPIELYNLLAWCIGVSDELTLSNMVNVSEEVDLRLLSICQDIIYLSSKGRNQTPKSLTLGLTLHYLTGSFQVVNMVSKLGHCVSWESVVGFETSLAQLQLSRGLDLPQGFASNNFIVLVWDNVDFGEETSSGKGTTHHTIFYCNSEVVTT; translated from the exons ATGCCACTGTACACAGAattttgtgacaaaataatTCGGGCACAGTtgattaaaaaacaggaaatcttcAGGATGAAAAAGCTCTCTTCCCTGTTCCAGAAAATGATACGAGAACACCATGGTCATGGAAGTTACAG ATCAGATCTTCTGAAGAAAAGACTGAGGCAAGACTTTCCCCAACTAAATTTCTACAAGCCTCTGAGGAAAAACCTGAGTGAAATGGTTTTTACAGAAGCTACAGGACTTCTCAACAAGGGTTCATCAACTGAAACTGAGTCATCAGGATCGCAAGATACTTTGTCGAGTGGTGGAGAGACAGTTCAGGAAGGTCGTACATATGCAGCACAACGAGACCATACCAGAACCATTGATAGTGCAGGTATAATTCTTAAACAAGCAGTTAAGAGTGCCCCTAAAATGAGTGCCAATTGGCCTCCTACATCTGAGGATCTAAATATTTCCTCAGCTAGAAAGATTGTGCCAATTGAACTGTATAATTTACTTGCTTGGTGCATAGGTGTAAGTGATGAGTTGACATTATCTAACATGGTTAATGTATCGGAGGAGGTTGATCTTCGTTTACTGTCAATCTGCCaagatattatttatttatcctcaaaaGGTAGAAATCAAACCCCAAAATCTCTAACACTTGGTTTAACTCTGCACTACTTGACAGGGTCATTTCAGGTTGTAAATATGGTGAGTAAACTTGGTCACTGTGTATCTTGGGAATCTGTTGTAGGTTTTGAGACAAGTCTTGCTCAGCTTCAGTTGTCCAGAGGTTTGGATCTCCCACAAGGGTTTGCCAGTAATAACTTTATTGTTCTAGTGTGGGACAATGTAGATTTTGGAGAGGAAACATCGTCAGGGAAGGGTACCACCCATCACACTATTTTCTATTGTAATTCTGAAGTCGTAACAACCTGA